Part of the Arvicanthis niloticus isolate mArvNil1 chromosome 2, mArvNil1.pat.X, whole genome shotgun sequence genome, cttttacaaaataattaaatatatatgctgTAAGTGGGTGTTTTTAAGTGGAGAGCAGTATAACTGAGAATAAGATCCTAAGCTTCCAGAGGAAGACCTAGCAGAAGACAAAGCAATTAAGTTGCAGCCTGTACACTGTGCTCAGTTCACCTGCAGGGGACTGCTGTTTTCCTCAGGGAAGACCATAGCAAACATAAAAATACCAGTTGTCTTCAGTTGTTATAAaaaccaatagaaaaaaaaaaaaaaacaataatcctCTGCTTAAAGCTGgttcaacatttttttcaatGATTTGAATGTGACTATTtgctttttgtatctgttttccTGCAGACACACAGTGTTCTGTGCCTATACAGTGTACTGATAAAACAGATAAACAAGAAGCTCTGTTTAAGCCCCAGGCTAAAGATGATATAAATAGAGGTATGTCGTGCGTCACGTCTGTCACACCAAGAGGACTGGGCCGGGATGAGGAAGATACCTCTTTTGAATCACTTTCTAAATTCAATGTCAAGTTTCCGCCTATGGACAATGACTCTACTTTTCTACATAGCACTCCAGAGACACCGAACATCGTTACTCCTGCCACACCTGAGGCAGTGTGCCAGGACCGATTTaatatggaagtcagagacaaCCCAGGAAACTTTGTTAAAACAGAAGAAACTTTATTTGAAATTCAGGGAATTGACCCCATAACTTCAGCTATACAAAACCTTAAAACAactgacaaaacaaaaccctcaaatcTTAGAGCTCCGTGTTTGCCAGCTGGAGACCATAATGTGTTCTATGTAAATACGTTCCCACTTCAAGACCCGCCTGACGCACCTTTTCCCTCACTGGATTCCCCAGGAAAGGCTGTCCGAGGACCACAGCAGGTAACTGTTTTGcattaacaaatattttattatgtgtgaaCACACATTTTGTCATACATGCACAGATACGAATCTGTTTTAAGTTATCAggcattcatttaaaattaatgacTATCCAGAGTTGAGGCTTTCAATAAAATCTGTAAGTTCTGTATTAAACGACATGAATTTTGACTATGACTATGATAGAGTTTCATCGTGACTCACGCGTGGCTTTCCTTGCTTGGTCCTCTTCAGTCACAGCTTGTTTCCATCAGTGCTCTAGTGGATGCTTTATTAAACTCAGTAATGTGAagcaaataattataaaaaaactTGAGTATGTACAAATAATAATGTGTAATTTTCCATAAGTAGATAATTGCaccaaatattcaaaataaactgTCATTCAGCCTACTTCTGTTACATTTTCAGTTACAGCAGTACAGAGGTCTGTagtgtttggtttgtttgctaaCCTGATACTAAACAGACATCCTTATACATTTTTTCAAGTAATCCCTGCATATGAATAATGTAATCAATGTCTTCTTTACTATTTGTGAAACATGAAGATTTTATAGCCTATGACTCTAATCCCACGACTCTGTCTTCCAGATTCAGGTTCtttcacagaaacattcttttttgttatggagaaaaaaaagttttgtttaatttctgaaGGTAAATGCCAAGTatagaaatgttaaaataaatagaagCTTCTCGTTAGAACTTTCAAACATTTGATTTCCTttcagattagaaaaaaaaaaaaaaacttaataccTTTGGCTTTGCATATTCTTCGCAGTTATAGGCTTTTTGAATAGCATGGAAGGAAGCAATAGTCAGGCTGTAGATGTTTTAGTGCTGGGTGTAACCAGAGACTCTGACAAGTCTTAATTATTAACTCTCTTATGTTCCATCCTGTACCTTATTTCACTTTATGGTCTCTGCTATAG contains:
- the Tank gene encoding TRAF family member-associated NF-kappa-B activator isoform X3; amino-acid sequence: MDKNIGEQLNRAYEAFRQACMDRDSAVRELQQKVRRQDVSSGKETSKDLSIPLHHERDNIEKTFWDLKEEFHRICLLAKAQKDHLSKLNIPDIATDTQCSVPIQCTDKTDKQEALFKPQAKDDINRGMSCVTSVTPRGLGRDEEDTSFESLSKFNVKFPPMDNDSTFLHSTPETPNIVTPATPEAVCQDRFNMEVRDNPGNFVKTEETLFEIQGIDPITSAIQNLKTTDKTKPSNLRAPCLPAGDHNVFYVNTFPLQDPPDAPFPSLDSPGKAVRGPQQPFWKPFLNQDTDLVVPSDSDSELLKPLVCEFCQELFPPSFTSRGEFLRHLNTHFNGET